The Longimicrobiaceae bacterium DNA window GCCTCGGCCAGGGCGCGCGCCGCGGTGCCGGCGTCGAGCCAGCCGTTCCGCACCGCCTCGTCGAACTCGTCGCGGTCCAGGACCTCCACCGCGCCGTCGGCGCCGGACCACACGTCCAGCGCCAGGTCGGTCGTCTCCCACTCGCTCCCCCGCATGCCCACGGGGGTGAGGACGTTGGCGTAGCACCCGGTGAAGGTGCCGTCCGCGAGGTGGAAGCGGCCCACGTCGTGCCAGACGTCGCCGCGGTAGGTGAACCAGACCACCGGGGCGCCCGGCTCCAGGACCACGCGCCCGGCGGCCCGGACGGGGCGGGGGAGCCCCGCCGCCTTCAGGAGCGTCACCACGTGCTCCCCCGCGTCCTCCACCAGCGCCTGCTCGAAGAGCTGCTCCCGGTCCGGGAGGCGCCGGTAGCGGATGCGGACCGTGTCCGCCGCCATCCGGCTCAGCCGATCCCCAGCGGGATCTGGGGGGCCGGCTTGCGCGACTGTGCGTCCACCACGGCCAGGGCGGTCAGGTTGGCGACCTCCACCGCCTCGCTCCCGCGCTGCAGCACGTGGATGGGGTGCGCGATCCCCAGCAGGATGGGGCCGAAGGCCTCCGCCCCGCCCAGCCGCGCCATGAGCTTGTATGCGATGTTCGCGGAGTTCAGGTCCGGGAAGATCAGCACGTTCGCCGCGCCCTTGAGGGTGCTGAAGGGGTAC harbors:
- a CDS encoding DUF402 domain-containing protein, yielding MAADTVRIRYRRLPDREQLFEQALVEDAGEHVVTLLKAAGLPRPVRAAGRVVLEPGAPVVWFTYRGDVWHDVGRFHLADGTFTGCYANVLTPVGMRGSEWETTDLALDVWSGADGAVEVLDRDEFDEAVRNGWLDAGTAARALAEA